In Salmo salar chromosome ssa15, Ssal_v3.1, whole genome shotgun sequence, one genomic interval encodes:
- the LOC106570815 gene encoding interleukin-1 beta, with protein MEFESNCSLMKNTSASVAWSSKLPQGLDVEISHHPITLHCVANLIIAMERLNGGKGFTLGTEFRDEDLLNFLLESAVEEHIVLELESAHTERSEASRAPGFSSKGEYECSVTDSENKCWVLNKGSMELHAMMLQGGSSYHKVHLNLSTYVTPVPSETEARPVALGIKGSNLYLSCVTSGGRPTLHLEEVADKEQLKSINHESDMVRFLFYKRDTGIDISTLESAHFRNWFISTALQQDNTKMVNMCQRDSSNRLTTFTIQRHN; from the exons ATGGAATTTGAGTCAAACTGCAGTCTAATGAAG AACACCTCTGCCAGTGTGGCATGGAGCTCCAAGCTTCCTCAGGGTCTGGATGTGGAAATATCCCATCACCCCATCACCCTGCACTGTGTGGCCAACCTCATCATCGCCATGGAGAGGCTAAATGGTGGCAAGGGGTTTACCCTGGGAACCGAGTTCAGGGATGAGGACCTGCTAAATTTCTTGCTAGAGAGCGCAGTGGAAG aaCATATAGTGTTGGAGTTGGAGTCGGCGCACACAGAGCGCAGTGAAGCCAGCAGAGCTCCAGGGTTCAGCAGTAAAGGAGAGTACGAGTGTAGTGTCACTGACTCTGAGAATAAGTGCTGGGTGCTGAACAAAGGGTCTATGGAGCTGCATGCTATGATGCTGCAGGGAGGCAGCAGCTACCATAAAG TGCATTTGAACCTGTCTACATACGTAACGCCTGTCCCCAGTGAGACTGAAGCAAGACCTGTAGCCCTGGGCATCAAGGGATCCAACCTCTACCTATCCTGTGTCACATCAGGAGGCAGGCCCACCCTGCACCTAGAG gaggtGGCAGACAAGGAGCAGCTGAAGTCCATCAACCATGAGAGCGACATGGTGCGCTTCCTCTTCTACAAACGGGACACCGGAATTGACATCAGTACCCTGGAGTCTGCCCATTTCAGGAACTGGTTCATCAGCACGGCCCTACAGCAGGACAACACCAAGATGGTGAACATGTGCCAGAGGGATTCCTCCAACCGCTTAACCACCTTCACTATCCAGCGCCACAACTAA